The Dehalococcoidia bacterium genome contains the following window.
CCTGTCTGTTGATAAGACGCCTTTTGAGGAGACGACCCGCCGAGATTCCTCTCTGATTACCCGTAGTACTGTTTCAAAACGCTGAGAGCCCTCAGGGTGATCCATTTGCTGGGCTTTCCCTTTTCCTCGATATCGACTTGAAAGCGTCCATTGAAGGTGTCGGCTAGCTTCCATCTACCGGCAGAATCCTGCTTTGACACAACTGCATCGACGGCTTCCTGCATTCTCGCATCCCTGCAGCCGAGCTGTGTCAGTATCCCCAATATCTCCAGCACATCCGTCTGGTACATCAGGGGAAAACCGAATCGCAGCCAGCCGGGCTTGGATACCCGGGCAAGGTCATGACTCCGTTTGTGGACATGGTGGCAGAGGATGAATTCCACTCCCTCTTGGAGTGTGCTTTGAACCTTCACGGGCCTCTGCGCGACCGGGATTTCGGCAAGAGCCTTGAGCGCTTTCACCGCACCCATGTGACAGGTGTGCTTTCCCCAGCAAGGCTCCGCCTTGTCATAAGGCCAACCTGTTGGCGGAGACTCTGCGGCATCATCGAATCGCTGATATTGCGTAATCCAGTCGATTCCCCGCTGAACCCGCGGATCACTCAGGAATCCAAACCGAAGCAAGCTCCACACCATGTTCCCTGTCAGGCATGGGATCACTTCGCTGTGCCTTCCGCCACCCATCTTCACCGCACGATGCATCGAGAATCCACCGCTTTCGATGTCCTGGGAATATTCAAGCAAGAACTCGCAGGCTTTCTGAATCCGTTCATCTTCTCCGTCGGACTGATGCTCGGCCAGGATGATGAGTTGCCATACTGTTCCTTTGTACTTGGCCACATACAGCTTCTCAGGGTCGTCCCAATAGCCGCCCTCCTCCTGTTTGGCCAGAATCTGCGGAACCACTCCCGTTTTCATGATGGCGGCCTTCGCCTTTTGTGCGGCTGCACCATCGACCGGCATGTCAAGGATTTCCGTCATGGTCAGATACCGGACCGACGGATTATCCTCCTCCAACAGCCAGTCCGTTGTATCTGCTTTCAGATATGCCTTCCAATCGCTCATCTGCCTGGCACCTTATGAGCTACAAGATTCGAATAGCTCCGATTGCTGTTAAAAGGTTCAATTGGAATCATTAGACTTGAACTCGTTAATCCAGTTACGCGACTGCTTGAGGAACATATCCCCAAATTCCTCGGTGGGTTCAATACACGCACCCGCAAAGTACTGGTTCCAGCTGAAAATGAGCAGCATATCCGGGTCGCTTTCCAGCGCCATCTCCCAGAATATGTCATACGTAGACTTCCCTGCCACCACCAGCGGGTCTTCATGGCGATCATCCTCGTCCGGCTCAAAGCCATCATAGTAAGGCAGGACGGTAGCGATCCGAGGCTGGGCGGACAAATGACTGATGCTCGCTGTGCGATCTTTCCATGTCCCGATGGCCACCTCTCCGTTCTCGGCATTCAGCCATACCTGCGAGGGGAGTAGAAAGAGTGAATCGAAATCTCCCAATACCGCTGCCTGATCAGAGAAGCCGCAATTGATCACCCAAAAAATTTCTCCGTGCTCCAATTCAATCTCATCCTGGATTTCCGACCAGAAGGCTTCCGGGTATTGGTCGCCCCTGTCATACGGGAAATATGGGGTGGCATGGATGAAAAGTACCGGCTTCCCCCGATAGGAGAGATAGCATGGTGAATCCTTAAGCGACAGGGCAGCATCAATCTTATCGACCATCTTCTTTCTTGAGTCTGCGTCCAAGGTCATCGCACCATCGTCGACAGAGGGTTGATCTATGGCAAAATCATAAACCTCGATCATGGGAACAAAGTAGAAACTCTGTTGTTCGCAGGCACTAACAAACATGCTGTATCTTTCGGGGTAGATGTTGCCAAAGGAAACGACGGCAAAGTCGATTTGTGCCTGCTTCATCAACCGGATATCTTCTCCCATGTAAGCCGGATTGAGATCGTAGTATCCTTCGGCAGGCGTCAGCGTGGATGACAGCCAATTATCCGATTGAATGTCTGGGTCATAAGAAGAATTATGCCACCAGTAATGATAGAAGACACCGACCAGCTTATCCTCCAGAAGGGCTGGCGGAACGACCTCATCTGCAACGGCATTCCGATAGCTCATCCACCCGGTAGATAGCGGAATGGCGACCAAAAGCCCTGCCAGTGACACATTCATCCCTCTCACAATGGCTGTCTTTCCTATTGTCGGCCACGCTTCAGCCACGCGTGTGCAAACATGATCAGAGATGGTGGGAATCATTTGCCTGATCGCCCGATAGGAGATGGACATTGCCAATATCACGGCGGGTGCTGCCAGGAGGCCGCACCCAATGCCCAGCAGGAGATCATGAGAACCGGGAGAAAAGGGCATCCGGTTGACGATTAGCAGTTCGAGTTGAGCCCCTGTCATGTGCATCAGCTTCATGGCGATGTCATAGGGAAGAAGGCCATTGTAGGGGCCGTCTTTGAGGATGGTGGCGCAGACAAACGGGATGACCAGCCATTTGTAATATCGCCGGACGTCAACCCTGGAAAACCACTCGTATGTTCTGTATGTATAGAGCAAGACTATTGCCAATACCACCACAGTGACGAAATACTGCGGATTGGCGACTTTGTTCAGCAGAGTAAAGAGCAATATTGCCAGAAACAGTGCAGCCACCAAGTTATTCTCCTGGTCCGTCCGTTTGATGCGGAAATAGAGGGCGATCATTAGAATGGCTGTTCCCAGCAGCAACGAGAATACAACCGTTATGACCGAGGCGAAAACCTGGGAAAACAAGCAAGACGGCAATTTACTGAAGAGGCTGGCCAGCGTATAGCCACCCGGAGGCCTTGCCCAGTGCATTCCGGCAATCTGATGCGCAAACCCATCGGGGTCTGAGAAAAAGAACGGAAGGCAGACAATCGCAAAAGTCATCACGGCCCAGCCCAGGAAACGCACAGGAACAGTGATACTTCGAGACTTGTTCCATATGTAAACCAGCACAATGGGAAGGAATACAGCCAAGATCGGCTTGATGAGGAGCCCCAGCCCGAAGTATAGGCCACTCCTGTAATACTTTTCTTGCCGAAGCGATAGCAGGCAGAGCAGCAAGAAATTGATCATCCAGATATCGAACATCCCCCTTGCGGCAGCGATCAGGATAAGGAAGGGATTATAGAGTATCAGCTTTTCCGCTCGGGAGGCCGACTCCTGTGAAGATACCCCGGCAACCAGCTTGTACACCAAGTGAGCACAGAGTAGGTTGCCCAGGATGGATGGCATGGCAATGAAGACCCTTTCCACTATCGGATTGCTGCCGAAGAGGAAGAAAAGGGGGCCATACGATGCCGTCATCATCAAGAGAGGGAGAGGAGGGTAAGCATACCACGAAGGCGTTTCCAGAGTGTGATAGGCATATGGCGGAGGGGAACCGATAAATTCGTAAGGGGTTACCCCGTGGAGCAGGTTTCTGACAGATTCGGCGAAGACGAAGCCGTCCCACTGAAGGACAAGAAATGTCGACAGGAATACCTGAATCAGGAAGGAGACAAGGTAATGCTTTCGCCTGCCTCGTAGACTGAAAACCTGCATGTCTGTGGCTCCCGACTCGATTGTAGACTGTTCGTTTTCATCTGTCACGCAGTTGAATGGTTCGCATCCAAATAAAGCGCCGGACAAATTACACAAACTGTCGGGTGTATTATACCACCCAACCCTGCAAATTGTGACTGGCAACCCACGCACCTGTAATGTCAGCACCCGGACAGCCACTCAATCAATCGGCGAATTTGGGTGAGGCCATTGTTGAGATGGTTTTATGCTATAATGAACGGCAAACGAGAGCACAATTCAGCGGAGAGGTTCAGATCATCTCGGGTATCCTGAAAATCAGATCGAAAAGGAGGAGAGGAATGTTCATCGTCAAAGCGATCTTCCCTATCGAAAAAGGCAAAGAGCAAGAGGCGGAAGCCGCATTCAAAGCAATGATGCCCAAGGTTCAATCCGAGCCCGGCACACTCGAATACACCCTCCACCGGGGAGAGAAGAATCCCAGCCGCTTCTTCGTCTATGAAAAATACACCGACAGAAAAGCGTTTGAGGCTCACACGGCCACGCCGCACTTCCAGGAGTTGTCCAAGAAATTAAGTGGTATGGCGGATGGAGCCCCGGATCTGGAGTTTTTTGAACAGATCAGCGCCATCAAGCCGAAGTAGGGAGACGGAAGCAGGGCTGTAAGCAGAACATGGACCAGATGATCCTTGGCTGGGGCATGGTGTCTGCCATAACCTGCCCCAAGAGAACATGCCAATCCAGGTTTCAATTGATTCTGTTGATATGTGCCGATTATCTTCAGTCCCAGGAAATCTATACCATCGGATCGAAATCCCTGTCATCATGCAACAAAGGGAGTTGGTGACTGTATAAGGCCCCTACACAAAGAAAATCTTTTCGGGTGTTTTGGTCAGTGTTTCAACCCCATCTTCTTTCAGCAGAAAGGTGTTTTCAATTCCAATGGCTCCCTCCGGAAATACGAATTTGGGCTCCAGTGCAAAGGTCATATTGGGTCGAAGTTGCATCCGGATACCTTTTGCGAATGTGGGTGCTTCATCCAACTCAAGCCCCACCCCATGCCCTACAAACCGCACCTTATCTTTGCCCATTCCCATGAAATTATCTTCATATCCCATCTCAGCGGCCATTTCAAACGCCTTGTCATAAAGGGTATGGCACTCAACAGCTGGTTTTGCCATATCTTTTAGAGCGTCTTGAATGATGACAGCGCCCTTGAAGGCATGAAGCATTTTCTCGGGCAGACCCCCCAGCACAAACATCCGCGTTTCATCTGCGGTATAGCCATTGACCACGCAAGTGTAATCTATGTAGATGGCCTCGTTGCGCATGATCTTCTTCCATCCGGCGCCGTGCGGATTGTTTGCCGGGGTCAACCCCCATCCTCCAATGGGGCCGTCAAAATAGCTGGGAACTGCTCCGCTTGCTCCTGAGACCAGATTACCAAGATAAAAAGTCTGGTTGAAGGCCCGCATCTGGCAAATCCCACCGTAGCCTCTCCTTCGCATACCGGCCTCAAAAAGGCTTGCCAGTTCGATCTCGGTCATTCCTTCACGCAACATGCCGGGAACTTCCGCGAACACCGCGTCGATAACAACGGATGCCTTTCTTAACAGATCAATCTCCCAGCCAGATTTAACAGCCCTTATATTCTTAACGTCACCGGATACATCTACAAGTTCGGATTGATTGAAAAGTTTCTGGTAACTTAGAACGGTATTGAAAGGTACAATGTCAAGCTCAAATCCCACGACTTTCAAGTTGAGGTAGCCTTTGCTATGAAGAAACGAGGGTATTTCCTTGAGGCTGGTAACACTGGCAATGTGTTCCAGGGGTGACTCTTTTTTTGCCCGATCAAAACTCTTTTTCACCATCAAAACCGGCTCCCCGACTCTCGGGATAAAAAGGTGACAATTTTGAGAGGTGCCGCTCAGGTAAAAAAGATTGGTGTGATGGACGATAATCGCGCCGTCAACGCCGTGTTGATCAAGACTTTTCTGGAGCTTTTTAATTCTGGTTTCAATCTCTGATTGAGGAGTACAAATTAATTCCGACATAGCTGACCCTCACCTTTCTGAGCTCTAACGCTCGGCATAACTGGCGTTGAGGGGTGATATGCTAATCAACCCTTGGTGCCCACAACCTTTCAGCCATTGTAGTTGATGGCCGGATTTAAAGTCAACCGTTGGTAGGGCACCAAACGAATGAAAAACCTACCATCGGAAGAAAAAAATGTTTTTCAAGCTCGCCCCGAAAAGTCCGTGTTGGGTTTCATAAAAACTTATCCCAGAGAGCCATAGCATATTAATTGTGAAATAAAGTCACTTCTTGGGATATATGAGGCTGACACAAGTTTGATTATATGCTTAAATAAAAGAGATGTTTGTGGGCCTCTCGAAAACTATAAGCAGTAATTGAAAAGGAGACCTTCTCATGAGATTTGCTGAAGGAACCACTTCAAAAACACCTTTGATATACTTGTCACTGATGTTAGCTGCCATACTTGTGATCACGGGATGTGGCGGTAGCAGCGATGATAAACAAGACAGTCGCCCCTCTTCAAGCGTTATCCCTTCTGAATCCTCCAGCAGTACTGCTGGAGGCGCTGAGATCACACTGGATTCAGGCGGCTCCATAAGCGTGCCGGCAGGTGCTTTGCCGGAGGGGGCCCAAATCAATTCTAAGCCAACGCAAACGCCGGTGTTACCGGACGACGTAAAGGCGGTGGGTGAAGCTTTAGCTATTAGCGCAACAGCTGCACTGGCGCAACCGGTGACGCTGCGGTTCCCAATCCCGGAAGTAGCGAGTAACCCTGAAAACTTGGTTGTCATTCGGGTGGAATCCGACGGTACCACAACCTTCCTGATGACAGAGGTGGAAGAGGACGAGTTGGTTGCCGTCACTCCGGGATTTTCTACATTTATTATTGGGGACCTGATGCAGAATAATAGGAACTTGGTGGTAAGCGGAAAACCGGAATTAGTGCCTGGTGAACAAACAACGTACCGGATGGATTTAGGAAACCATGTATCGACGATATCAGGTGCAACATGGAAAGTAACCGGTAACGCTTCTCTGGTTTTCTCCGGCGATGTGGCTGCTGTAGTTGAAGCTGGTGAGGAAGAAGGATATGCTGGAATCTCCTATGAGTTCATCGACCTTTTGAAGGGATGGCGCTGGTATGGTTATAAATACGTCAGAATCAGACCGAATAGTCGAGATCCCTTTACAGTGGGCGTAACTACCAGAACGCCGATAATTGGTTTGAGTGATGAAGTAATCGTGTCCGCTGCTGTTTACGGAGAGTTCGAACTACCCATTACCTGGAGTTGGGATTTCGGAGATGGTGAGAAAGGCGGGCCGACCACTACCGGAGCGAAGGCTACAAAATTCGGATTGCCGACGAAGATTTATAAGGACCCAAAAAACTATCACGTCAAGGTTACCGCTGTAGACCACCAGGGGCGTAGCGAGTCCGGGGATGTTATGGTCAGGGTAATTCGCGAAGCGTTAAGCGTCATCATCGAGGGGCAGCAGCGCCTCGAATGGTATGATCCTGGGTTGATTGAACCATACGTGGCCAAGACCGCGGGCGGCAAACTTCCGTATCGCAATATTTGGTTGCTCTCGCCTGGAGGTGAACCGCGCAATGTTACGGAATTCAGTATCACAGAAGGCGTCGCTACCTCAACTGAGCTCATCACATTTTATGAACCAGGAGAGTATCTGTTGAAAGTTGATGCCAGCGATAACAAAGAGGGAACAGCTACTGCGATTCTTCCGATAATAGTTGAGGCTGATGAGGCCCTTCATACTCACATGCTTGATCTTCCGGCGAAGGCAAAACCCAATGAAAGAGTTTCATTCAGTATTCAAGTACGTGGCGGTGTGATGGTCACATCCGGCAAGAAAACTGGCTATACTCTGACTATCGATTGGGGAGATGACAGTAAGCTTCAGGTTGAGAAGGATGTGGGGCTTAAGCGTACCCCATATGAGGGCACAGTCGTTCCTGTCTTTCACACATATACCGAGGCCAAAACGTATCCGGTGAGGGTGGAGGTATTCGATGCCACTGGCAGTTCTGACAACGACACGCGCAATATCGAAATTACCGAGGCTACTCCAGAAGCTTCTCCAGAAGCAGGACTGAAGCGTTTTGTGCTGGCTGAAACCATATTATCCGACCTGC
Protein-coding sequences here:
- a CDS encoding nitrogen fixation protein NifH — translated: MSDWKAYLKADTTDWLLEEDNPSVRYLTMTEILDMPVDGAAAQKAKAAIMKTGVVPQILAKQEEGGYWDDPEKLYVAKYKGTVWQLIILAEHQSDGEDERIQKACEFLLEYSQDIESGGFSMHRAVKMGGGRHSEVIPCLTGNMVWSLLRFGFLSDPRVQRGIDWITQYQRFDDAAESPPTGWPYDKAEPCWGKHTCHMGAVKALKALAEIPVAQRPVKVQSTLQEGVEFILCHHVHKRSHDLARVSKPGWLRFGFPLMYQTDVLEILGILTQLGCRDARMQEAVDAVVSKQDSAGRWKLADTFNGRFQVDIEEKGKPSKWITLRALSVLKQYYG
- a CDS encoding putative quinol monooxygenase; protein product: MFIVKAIFPIEKGKEQEAEAAFKAMMPKVQSEPGTLEYTLHRGEKNPSRFFVYEKYTDRKAFEAHTATPHFQELSKKLSGMADGAPDLEFFEQISAIKPK
- a CDS encoding Xaa-Pro peptidase family protein → MSELICTPQSEIETRIKKLQKSLDQHGVDGAIIVHHTNLFYLSGTSQNCHLFIPRVGEPVLMVKKSFDRAKKESPLEHIASVTSLKEIPSFLHSKGYLNLKVVGFELDIVPFNTVLSYQKLFNQSELVDVSGDVKNIRAVKSGWEIDLLRKASVVIDAVFAEVPGMLREGMTEIELASLFEAGMRRRGYGGICQMRAFNQTFYLGNLVSGASGAVPSYFDGPIGGWGLTPANNPHGAGWKKIMRNEAIYIDYTCVVNGYTADETRMFVLGGLPEKMLHAFKGAVIIQDALKDMAKPAVECHTLYDKAFEMAAEMGYEDNFMGMGKDKVRFVGHGVGLELDEAPTFAKGIRMQLRPNMTFALEPKFVFPEGAIGIENTFLLKEDGVETLTKTPEKIFFV
- a CDS encoding PKD domain-containing protein — protein: MRFAEGTTSKTPLIYLSLMLAAILVITGCGGSSDDKQDSRPSSSVIPSESSSSTAGGAEITLDSGGSISVPAGALPEGAQINSKPTQTPVLPDDVKAVGEALAISATAALAQPVTLRFPIPEVASNPENLVVIRVESDGTTTFLMTEVEEDELVAVTPGFSTFIIGDLMQNNRNLVVSGKPELVPGEQTTYRMDLGNHVSTISGATWKVTGNASLVFSGDVAAVVEAGEEEGYAGISYEFIDLLKGWRWYGYKYVRIRPNSRDPFTVGVTTRTPIIGLSDEVIVSAAVYGEFELPITWSWDFGDGEKGGPTTTGAKATKFGLPTKIYKDPKNYHVKVTAVDHQGRSESGDVMVRVIREALSVIIEGQQRLEWYDPGLIEPYVAKTAGGKLPYRNIWLLSPGGEPRNVTEFSITEGVATSTELITFYEPGEYLLKVDASDNKEGTATAILPIIVEADEALHTHMLDLPAKAKPNERVSFSIQVRGGVMVTSGKKTGYTLTIDWGDDSKLQVEKDVGLKRTPYEGTVVPVFHTYTEAKTYPVRVEVFDATGSSDNDTRNIEITEATPEASPEAGLKRFVLAETILSDLPEQPITWRDQYGNHSGTATLTDWEIVWDVRTAGAGGTDAGVSILKVYFGGLPSEVVQDQKIETTATWNMTVSGDKPRYTTGVIELYGGDRFRQLKRLDVEQEPTGTSTMEWYLTKNSGEFIIKAKVLVYDRYVTIEWIYRPSEA